DNA from Jatrophihabitans sp.:
AAGGCCGAATTGTGACTGCGGCCGGGGGTCGTGATTTGTCATCGTGATCGGAGGTCTGAATAAGGCTTGGAAATACATCCTTTCAGTCCTCCGCCATGGCCTCGATCAAACTCTTGGGACGCATATCCGTCCAGTGCCGCTCGACGTAGTCCAGGCAGGCCTGCCGGCTGGTGGCGGGCAGCACCACGGTCCAGCCGGCGGGCAGGTCGGCGAAGGCGGGCCACAGGGCGTGCTGGGACTCGGCATTGACCACGACGAGGTAGCTGGCGTCCGGGTCATCGAACGGGTTGGTCATCGGCGGCCTTGTCGGCGGGTGGCATCGAGGAGGGCCGCGCGGCAGGCGCTATAGGAGAGCAGAGCCATGGCGGCGAGCATAACCTCAGAATCGCGCGCGCCGGAACGCCTGGTGAGGCGCCGGTCAAGGTGAGCTGTGGCACCCAGACGATGCAAATCGGCCTACAACAGACGCAAAGTGAGTTCCGGCCCGACCATGCGCCCAGCCGCCGATCTCCCCGCGATCCGAACTTGTCTGACGGCGCCGAGTGTGGACATACTCGCCCCCCGATCTGCCCCGGCACCTGGCGGGACGCAGCTGAGCGATGCAGGAGATGCCGATGGCCACTGTCGTGAGGTGCGGTGACCACTCCGGACCGCGGCATCTCCTGCAGATTCCAGGATGAATGCGCCCGTTCTGGTCCTCGCGGCGGGTCAGCGATGCGGCAGCACGCTCATCCAGCGACTGCTGTCCTCCCACCCGGCGGTCCTGATCTGGGGTGAGCACGCCGGCCAGCTCCGCCAGATCCTGGCTGCCGGCCGGCGACTGCACGAATGGGCAGCAGAGCACGGGCAGCTCGGACGCCTGGGCTATGAGCGGGCCGGCCACCAGAGCTTCATGGCCAACCTGACTCCGCAGGACGTCCACATCGATGAGGCAGTGCGCGCCTTCACCGAGACTCTCTTCGCCAGACCGGCTGAGAGCGTCGGCCGACCCATCTGGGGATTCAAGGAAGTTCGCTACGGCCTGGCCGAGGCGATCGCCCTGCACGGGCTGTTTCCCGACTGCCGGGTGGTGCACATCGTGCGCGACCCGCGCGACGTTCTCCGTAGCCTCGATGTCTGGGAGCGAGCCGCCGGCGGTGGCTGGCCCCGGAGCGACACCGAGATCGTGGTGGGTGACTGGACGCGAGTCGCGGGCAGTTTCTGGTCGCTGCCGGCCGACGTCCCGCCGTGGGTGCTCCGGGTCCGGTACGAGGACCTGACCTCGGACCCGATGCGTTGGCAGACGCGGATCGCCGAGCACTGCGGCCTGGAAGCGGATCAGTTGGACACCACGGTGTTCGACAAGCGGATCCACGCGGCCGGCCTGCGCGGGCGGACCCGCCGCGACATCAGGGACTGGGTCGACCTGCCCGCTTCGATGCGTGCCCTGCTGGACGACGACGAGGTGCGCCTGGTAAGCAGTGCCTGCGGATATGACCTCGACGCCTGAGGGTGGTCCTTGTCTGCAGGCTGGAGTGCGGACATACTCGCCCCGGTACCAGCCCGGGTTCATCCGGTCTTGACAACGTGAGTGACGCAGGGAGACATCGGTGGCCACTGTCCCGAGGTGCAGCGTCGTCATTCCGACCTACAACCGGGCCGAGTTGCTGCGGCGCACGCTGGACTCGCTGAGCGCGCAGGACCTGCCTCGGACGGCCTTCGAGGTGCTGGTGGTCGACGACGGCTCCAGCGACGCGACGGCCGAGGTGGTTCAGGGTTTCGGAGACCGCCTGGATGTGAAGTACTTCTTCCAGCCCGATGAGGGTTGGCGGGTCGCTCAGGCGCGCAACGTCGGCATCGCCCACGCCACCGGCGAGGTGTGCGTCTTCGTGGACTCGGGCGTGGTGCTGCACTCGGGCTGCCTGCGGGCCCATGTCCAGAGCCATCAGCAGGCCGCCGGGCCGGTCGCGGTGGTGGGCTACGTCTACGGCTGGGGACGCGAGGGTTCCGACGCGCAGGAGATGATCCGGACGCTGGACTTCGACGACCCGGACGCCAGCATCGAGCTGATGCGCCAGACCGGGCGCTGGGTCGACGTCCGCGAGTCCTTCTACGCCAGGCAGGCCGATGATGTCGATCGGCTGCCCGCGCCCTGGATCGTCTACTGGACCTGCAACGTGTCGGCGCCGATGGAGCAACTGAGGTCGATCGGGGGTTTCGACGAGCAGATCCGCAGCTGGGGCGGCGAGGACATCGACCTGGGCTACCGGCTGCACCGGGAGGGCGTCCGGTTCCTGGTCAACCGGTCGGCGAGCTCGATCCATTACCCGCATGGCTCGGACCTGGCTGCCAGCATGATCCAGGCCCGTGGGGTGCATCGCTACCTCGCGCAGAAGTACGGCACGCCGGTCACCAAGCTGCTGCCGTTGCTCGGCGGCGCCTTGAACTTTCACACCTTCAACGAGGTCATCACGGCCCGCGGCCTGCCCGGCTGCGCGGAGTACCTGCGCCAGCAGGCAGCGGCGCCGGCCGCGCAGGCGCCGGGGCAATAAACCGGTATCCGTAGTCGCGCAGTCACCTGACGGGTAGCGTCCGGCCGATATGCTGGCGGCGGTTGCCGGCCCCCGCTACCTGCGACCGCCCCGAGCTGCAGTTCGCACGACCCGGACGATCCACCGAAAGGAACCGTCGGTCATGAAAGACGACATTCGCCAGTTTCTTCTGCAGTCGCTGAAGGAGATGAATTACAGCACCGACGGAATCGACGACGACACGGTACTGGGCCCGGCCGGCGCCGATCTGCAGTCACTTGCTCTGGCCGAGCTGGCGGTGCGGGTCGAGGACGAGTACGGCGTTCGGTTCAACGACGACGAGGCCGAGATGCTCGCGGGCATGACTGTGGGGGAGTTCGCCGAGCTGGTGGCCGACCGCGCCCAGGCCAGCTCCGCGTCCTGAGCCCGTACGCCACCCGGGTCAGCGGCGAGCCGTCCCGAGCGAGGCAGTGACCGGCTCGCACGCCAGAAGGGAACATCGTGGCCAGAAGCATGGCGGTGACCGGGATCGGACTGGTCAGCCCGGTAGGAGCCACAGCCGCCGAGGTGTTCGACGCGACGTGTGAGGGACGCTCCGGCGCGGTCCGACCGGCGCCGGAGCACCCGCTGCACGGCCTGCTCGACGTCGCCGCCTTCAGCCCCGAGATCGAGGCGACCAGCGTGCTGCCGGCGACCGAGGCGCGCTTCGTCGACCGCTCGATCCTGATGGCGCTGCGGGCCGCCGAAACCGCGCTGGCCGACGCCGGCATCGAGGTCGGCCGGGACGTCGCCCCCGATCGGATCGCGGTGGTGGTGTCCGGGGTGGGTGGCCTGGCGTTGCTGGAGGAGCAGGTCACCCTCTACACCCGCAAGGGCAGGCTGGGGGTCAGCCCGTATCTGATGCCGGGCGTGCTGCCGAACATGGGCGCGGCCCGGATCGCGATCAAGTTCGGCATCCAGGGCTTTACCTCGTCGGTCGGCACGGCGTGCGCGGCCGGCGCCCAGTCGGTCGGCGAGGCGCTGCGCATCCTGCGGGCCGACGAGGCCGACATCGTGCTGTGCGGCTGCAGCGAGGCGCCGCTGTTCCCGACCTTCGCCGCCGCGTTCGGCAACGCCCGGGCGCTGGCGCACGGCTGGGCCGACCCGGTGGACGCCAGCCGCCCCTTCGACCGGCGGCGCAATGGCCTGGTGCTCGGCGAGGGCGCCGGCGTGCTGGTGCTCGAACGCCGCGAGCACGCCCAGGCGCGGGGCGCCGCGCGATACGCCGACGTGCTCGGCTGGGCCGCGACCAACGACGCCTACCACCCGACGACACCGCGCCCGGACGGTTCGGCGGCGGCCCAGTGCATGACCAAGGCGCTGCGCGACGCCGGCCTGGAACCTGCTGACATCGGCTACGTCAACGCCCACGGCACCAGCACCAAGGCCGGTGACGCCGCCGAGCTGCTCGCGATCCGCACGGTCTATGGGCACAGCACGCCGCCGCTCAGCTCGACCAAGGGCGTGACCGGGCACATGCTCGGCGCCTCGGGGGTGATCGAGGCCGCGATCAGCGCGCTGGCGCTGCAGCGCGGGCTGCTGCCGCCGACCCACAACCTCGAGGATCCCGATCCGGACAACGACGTCGACCACATCCGCAAGGCGCCGCGGCCGGCCGGGGTCCAGGCGGTGCTGACCAACTCGTTCGGCTTCGGCGGTCACAACGTCAGCCTGGTCCTCGCCGACCCCGGCACGAAAGGGAGAGCTGATGGCTGACTCGACCGAGCTGTACCGCTGCGTGCGGTTGATCCGCCGGTTCGAGGAGCGCGCGATCGCGATGGTGCGCAGCGGCGTGATCCCCGGCGGCATCCACCCCTACATCGGCCAGGAGGCGATCGCCGCCGGCGTGTGCGGTGCGTTGCGGTCCGACGACATCATCACCAGCACCCATCGCGGGCACGGCCACGTGCTGGCCAAGGGGGCCGATCCGATCCGGATGCTCGCCGAGCTGGCCGGCCGCGAGACCGGGCTGAACCGGGGCCGCGGCGGCTCGATGCACGCCGCTGACGTCGGCGTCGGCATCTACGGGGCCAACGCGATCGTGGGCGCGGCGGCCGCGATCGCGACCGGGGCGGCCTGGTGGCAGCGCCGTGCCGGCAACGACCGGGTCGCGGTCACCTTCTTCGGCGACGGCGCGGTGAACCAGGGCGTGCTGCTCGAAGCGCTGAACCTGGCCTCGCTGTGGCACGCGCCGGTCCTGTTCATCTGCGAGAACAACGGCTTCGCGACCACGATGCGGGTCAACGAGTCGACCGCCGGCTCGATCACCGGCCGCGCCGAGGCGTTCGGCATCCCGGCCGAGACGGTGGACGGGATGGACCCGGAGGTGGTGCTGGCCGCGGCGTCGGCCGCCGTCGACCGGGCCCGGGCCGGGGACGGGCCGACGTTCCTGGAGTGCCTCACCTACCGGTTCGACGCCCACCACACCTGGGAGCACGTCGCCCGCCCGCGCTACCGGACGGCTGACGAGGTCGCCGCCGGAACCGTCCGCGACCCGGTGGAGATCCAGGGCGAGCGGGTGCCCGAGCCGGTCCGGGCCGAGATCGACGCCGAGATCGAGGCGCTGCTGGACGAGGCCGAGCGGTTCACGGCCGACAGCCCCGAGCCCGATCCCGCGGGCGCGCTGGATTACCTCTACGCCGACGGCCTGCGCGGCCGGGCGGGGGTGAGCTGATGCCGAACATGTCGTTCCTGCGCGGGCTCAACCGGGCCCTCGGGGACGAGATGGAACGCGACCCGGCCGTGTGCGTGTTCGGCGAGGACATCGGCGTGGCGGTCAGCAACGTCACCATCGGGCTGCTCAAGCGCTTCGGTCCCGAGCGGGTGGTCGACATGCCGATCTCCGAGCAGGGGTTCACCAGCGTGGCGACCGGCGCGGCGATGGCCGGGGCCCGTCCGGTGATCGAGTTCCAGATACCGTCATTGCTCTACCTGGTCTTCGAGCAGATCGCCAACCAGGCTCACAAGTTCTCGTTGATGACCGGCGGCCAGCTGAAGGTCCCGGTCACCTACCTGCTGCCGAGTTCGGGTTCGCGCACCGGCTGGGCCGGGCAGCATTCCGACCATCCCTACAGCCTGTTCGCCCATGTCGGCATCAAGACGGTGGTGCCGGCGACGCCGACGGACGCCTACGGCCTGATGATCACCGCCATCCGCGACGACGACCCGGTGATCGTGTTCGCCCCGGCCGGAGCGGTGGCCCAGCGCGAGGACGTCGACTACGACACGCTGGGCCCGGTGCCGCTGGGCGTCGGCCGGCTGCACCGGCAGGGAACGGACGTGACGGTGGTCGCGGTCGGACACCTCGTGCACGATGCGATCGCGGTCGCCGATGAGCTCGCCGACACCATCTCGGTGGAAGTCTTCGATCCCCGCTCCCTGTACCCCTTCGACTGGGACGGCCTGGCCGCCTCGCTGGAGCGCACCGGGCGGCTGGTGGTGATCGATGACTCCAACCGGACCTGCGGCATCGGCGGCGAGATCCTGGCCACCGCGGCCGAGGAGATGCGGTTGACCGCCCCGCCGAAGCGGGTCACCCGGCCCGACGGCGCGGTGCTGCCCTTCGCCCGCTCGCTGGACCTGGCGGTGCAACCGAGCCGTGCCCAGCTGCGCACCGCGATCGAGGCCGTGGTCAAGAATTGAGCGCGCGATCGAGATTGACCAGACACCGGTGACCTCTTCTGACACGGCCACGTCCCTGCAGCCGGTCCAGAGCCGCGTCGTCGTGCCCTTCGCCGGAACGCTGTCAGGCGTCGGGCCGCTGACCTGGGGGCAGAAGGCGCTCCTACGGGACCAGCGCGACATGGGCATCCCCCTCAACGCCACCGGCGCCCAGCACCTGGCGCCGGGCACCACGGTGGAGTCCGTGGCGGCTCGGCTGGGGGAGCTGATCAGCAAGCAGCCGTCGCTGCGGGTCCGGCTCGTGAGAGACCCGCAGGGCGGCCTCTGCCAGAAGGTGTTCAGCTCCGGCGAGGCAGCCGTCGAGGTGCTCGACTTCGCCGACTCCGACGAGCCGGCCGCAGTCGCCGAGTACACCGAACGGCTCTGGCAGGAGTGGCAGCTCGTGCCCATCGACCACTACGACCAGTGGCCGGTCCGGATGGGGATCATCCGGCACCGCGGCGCGGCGAGGTACCAGGTGCTGTCGTTCAACCACCTGGTCATCGACGGCACCTCGATGACGTACCTGATGCCCGACCTCGGGGTGGGCGTCCCGCGCGTCGTGGCAGGCGCCGCCAAGCCGCTGAGCATCCTGGAGCTCGCCGAGTACGAGCACTCGGAGGCGGCCCAGAAGGTCAGCCGGCGGGCGATGCGCTACTGGGAGTCCCAGCTGCGCGACATCCCGGGCCGCACCTTCGGCGAGCCGGTGCACCCGGACGGCCGGCTGGGCAAGCCTTACTGGCACTGCCGGTTCGCCTCGCAGGCCGCCTACCAGGCGGTGCTGGCCATCGCGCAGCGATCCGGCGCGGACGTCTCACGGGTGATGTTCGGGGTTCTGGCCACCGCACTGGGACGCGCCATGGGCCATGACCGGCTGCGGGCCAAGGTCATTCTCAGCAACCGGTATCGGCCCGGCTTCGCCGACACCATCGCCCAGCTCTCCCAGAACGCCATCATCTCGGTCGACCTCGCCAACGCCACGGTGGACGAGGTGATGGCCCGGTGCCGGCAGGCTTTGCTGGCCGGCGGCATGCACGCCTACTACGACCCGGACCACCTCACCGAGCTGATGGCCCGCCTCGACGCCGAGCGCGGCTACCCCGCCGAGGTGACCTTGCGGATGAACGACCGGCGCAGGACGACCCAGCGCTGGATGGCGGAGGAGGTGCGCGCGGCTCGGGTCACGCCGGCCGACATCGAGGCCCGGCTGGGCGAGACCTTCTTCTCCTGGGACGGCACGCTGGACACCTGCCCCGACCAGGCCTTCATCACGATCGAGGACTACCGCACCTTCTATCTGCAGTTGATCTTCGACATGACCTGCTTCACCGAAAAGCAGGTCGAGGACTTCGCCTACGGCGTGGAGCAGGTGGCCATCGAGGCGGCCTTCAACCCGGCGGCGCCGGCCGGCTGCGGTTGAGCCGGCCATCCGGGGCCGCGGAACCCGGGTTTGACGTTCTGCCAGTGCCTTGTTCTGATACGTCCATGTCCGTGCAGCCAGTCGAGAGCCGAGTCGTCCTGCCGTTCTCCTCGACGGTTGCGGGCCCGGCGCCGCTGACCTGGGGGCAGAAGGCGGTTCTGCAGGACATCCGTGAGAGTGGTTTCTCACTCAACGCCAGCGGCGCGCAGGCACTGGCCGAAGGCGACACCGCCGAGACCCTGGCGGCGCGGTTGAGCAGCCTGGTCAGCCGGCATCCGGCGCTGCGGGTCCGGCTGGACACCGACGCCCAGGGCAGGGACAGCCAGGTGGTGGTGGGCTCCGGTGAGGTCGCCGTCGAGGTGCTGGACTTCGGCGGCGAGGACGACCCCGTCGAGGTCGGCAAGTACATCGACCAGCTCTGGCTGGACTGGTTGCTCACGCCCTTCGACCATTACCGCGATCTGCCCATCCGCTTCGGGGTGGTCCGGCAGCACGGCGTGGCGCTGTACCGGGTGCCGTGCTACAACCACCTGGTCATCGACGGCACGGCGATCACGATGCTGATGGACGAGTTCACCACCGGCCGGCCGGCCGGTGGCGCGATGCATCTGCTGGACCTCGCCGAGCGGGAGCGGACGCCGCAGGCGCTCA
Protein-coding regions in this window:
- a CDS encoding acyl carrier protein, which produces MKDDIRQFLLQSLKEMNYSTDGIDDDTVLGPAGADLQSLALAELAVRVEDEYGVRFNDDEAEMLAGMTVGEFAELVADRAQASSAS
- a CDS encoding glycosyltransferase, producing MATVPRCSVVIPTYNRAELLRRTLDSLSAQDLPRTAFEVLVVDDGSSDATAEVVQGFGDRLDVKYFFQPDEGWRVAQARNVGIAHATGEVCVFVDSGVVLHSGCLRAHVQSHQQAAGPVAVVGYVYGWGREGSDAQEMIRTLDFDDPDASIELMRQTGRWVDVRESFYARQADDVDRLPAPWIVYWTCNVSAPMEQLRSIGGFDEQIRSWGGEDIDLGYRLHREGVRFLVNRSASSIHYPHGSDLAASMIQARGVHRYLAQKYGTPVTKLLPLLGGALNFHTFNEVITARGLPGCAEYLRQQAAAPAAQAPGQ
- a CDS encoding condensation domain-containing protein, which encodes MTSSDTATSLQPVQSRVVVPFAGTLSGVGPLTWGQKALLRDQRDMGIPLNATGAQHLAPGTTVESVAARLGELISKQPSLRVRLVRDPQGGLCQKVFSSGEAAVEVLDFADSDEPAAVAEYTERLWQEWQLVPIDHYDQWPVRMGIIRHRGAARYQVLSFNHLVIDGTSMTYLMPDLGVGVPRVVAGAAKPLSILELAEYEHSEAAQKVSRRAMRYWESQLRDIPGRTFGEPVHPDGRLGKPYWHCRFASQAAYQAVLAIAQRSGADVSRVMFGVLATALGRAMGHDRLRAKVILSNRYRPGFADTIAQLSQNAIISVDLANATVDEVMARCRQALLAGGMHAYYDPDHLTELMARLDAERGYPAEVTLRMNDRRRTTQRWMAEEVRAARVTPADIEARLGETFFSWDGTLDTCPDQAFITIEDYRTFYLQLIFDMTCFTEKQVEDFAYGVEQVAIEAAFNPAAPAGCG
- a CDS encoding MbtH family protein; this translates as MTNPFDDPDASYLVVVNAESQHALWPAFADLPAGWTVVLPATSRQACLDYVERHWTDMRPKSLIEAMAED
- a CDS encoding beta-ketoacyl-[acyl-carrier-protein] synthase family protein; amino-acid sequence: MARSMAVTGIGLVSPVGATAAEVFDATCEGRSGAVRPAPEHPLHGLLDVAAFSPEIEATSVLPATEARFVDRSILMALRAAETALADAGIEVGRDVAPDRIAVVVSGVGGLALLEEQVTLYTRKGRLGVSPYLMPGVLPNMGAARIAIKFGIQGFTSSVGTACAAGAQSVGEALRILRADEADIVLCGCSEAPLFPTFAAAFGNARALAHGWADPVDASRPFDRRRNGLVLGEGAGVLVLERREHAQARGAARYADVLGWAATNDAYHPTTPRPDGSAAAQCMTKALRDAGLEPADIGYVNAHGTSTKAGDAAELLAIRTVYGHSTPPLSSTKGVTGHMLGASGVIEAAISALALQRGLLPPTHNLEDPDPDNDVDHIRKAPRPAGVQAVLTNSFGFGGHNVSLVLADPGTKGRADG
- a CDS encoding sulfotransferase; protein product: MNAPVLVLAAGQRCGSTLIQRLLSSHPAVLIWGEHAGQLRQILAAGRRLHEWAAEHGQLGRLGYERAGHQSFMANLTPQDVHIDEAVRAFTETLFARPAESVGRPIWGFKEVRYGLAEAIALHGLFPDCRVVHIVRDPRDVLRSLDVWERAAGGGWPRSDTEIVVGDWTRVAGSFWSLPADVPPWVLRVRYEDLTSDPMRWQTRIAEHCGLEADQLDTTVFDKRIHAAGLRGRTRRDIRDWVDLPASMRALLDDDEVRLVSSACGYDLDA
- a CDS encoding thiamine pyrophosphate-dependent dehydrogenase E1 component subunit alpha, giving the protein MADSTELYRCVRLIRRFEERAIAMVRSGVIPGGIHPYIGQEAIAAGVCGALRSDDIITSTHRGHGHVLAKGADPIRMLAELAGRETGLNRGRGGSMHAADVGVGIYGANAIVGAAAAIATGAAWWQRRAGNDRVAVTFFGDGAVNQGVLLEALNLASLWHAPVLFICENNGFATTMRVNESTAGSITGRAEAFGIPAETVDGMDPEVVLAAASAAVDRARAGDGPTFLECLTYRFDAHHTWEHVARPRYRTADEVAAGTVRDPVEIQGERVPEPVRAEIDAEIEALLDEAERFTADSPEPDPAGALDYLYADGLRGRAGVS
- a CDS encoding transketolase C-terminal domain-containing protein codes for the protein MPNMSFLRGLNRALGDEMERDPAVCVFGEDIGVAVSNVTIGLLKRFGPERVVDMPISEQGFTSVATGAAMAGARPVIEFQIPSLLYLVFEQIANQAHKFSLMTGGQLKVPVTYLLPSSGSRTGWAGQHSDHPYSLFAHVGIKTVVPATPTDAYGLMITAIRDDDPVIVFAPAGAVAQREDVDYDTLGPVPLGVGRLHRQGTDVTVVAVGHLVHDAIAVADELADTISVEVFDPRSLYPFDWDGLAASLERTGRLVVIDDSNRTCGIGGEILATAAEEMRLTAPPKRVTRPDGAVLPFARSLDLAVQPSRAQLRTAIEAVVKN